A genomic region of Canis aureus isolate CA01 chromosome 16, VMU_Caureus_v.1.0, whole genome shotgun sequence contains the following coding sequences:
- the CHMP6 gene encoding charged multivesicular body protein 6 has product MGNLFGRKKQSRVTEQDKAVLQLKQQRDKLKQYQKRITQQLEREREIARQLLRDGKKDRAKLLLKKKRYREQLLDKTENQISSLETMVQSIEFTQIEMKVVEGLQIGNECLKKMHQVMSIEEVERILEETQEAVEYQRQIDELLAGSFTQEDEDAILEELNAITQEQIKLPEVPSEPLPTKEPEKVPIKARPKQVDLVAAS; this is encoded by the exons ATGGGCAACCTGTTCGGCCGCAAGAAGCAGAGCCGGGTCACCGAGCAGGACAAGGCCGTGCTG CAACTAAAGCAGCAGCGGGATAAGCTGAAGCAGTACCAGAAGAGGATCACTCAGCAGCTGGAGAGGGAGCGGGAGATTGCGAGGCAGCTCCTGCGGGACGGGAAGAAGGA CCGCGCCAAGCTGCTGCTTAAGAAGAAGCGGTATCGGGAGCAGCTTCTGGACAAGACAGAGAACCAGATCAGCAGCCTGGAAACGATG GTCCAGAGCATTGAGTTCACCCAGATTGAAATGAAGGTGGTGGAAGGGCTGCAGATTGGAAACGAGTGCCTGAAGAAGATGCACCAG GTGATGTCCATAGAAGAAGTGGAGCGGATACTGGAGGAGACCCAGGAAGCCGTGGAGTACCAGCGG CAAATAGACGAACTATTGGCAGGAAGCTTCACTCAGGAGGATGAAGATGCCATCCTGGAGGAGCTGAATGCAATTACTCAG GAGCAGATAAAGCTCCCAGAGGTTCCTTCGGAGCCCCTTCCCACAAAGGAACCAG AAAAAGTCCCCATCAAGGCCAGGCCCAAGCAGGTGGACCTGGTGGCAGCCTCCTAA